A region of Ferruginibacter albus DNA encodes the following proteins:
- a CDS encoding SGNH/GDSL hydrolase family protein yields MYRQRLLITLLSSLLIAWVCGTYFDHRFKENWQRVFFDKGDACANSTPDYDLLFFGDSRVQFGIDPYYVDSCTKLSSFNFGIAGADPRVTALFANWYLENHPAPKIVAINLDEYSIDSTDAFEAMFGLLYYLKSPTVTDAMKKMHYNTALIKLLPFTKYSFFDDYNRMTIFRSDLNASGSAYGKYSYRGFTSLNPLNFKDHAIVIDDGKNKDFKINLAQVANMENIITSFLQKGTKVLLFYPPIKDSIFETEKIKKEIAIKTGTQLSAKFNIPYIRFDTMSLFKTDMFFDHAHLNETGASILSKKMGEEINELIFKQ; encoded by the coding sequence ATGTACAGGCAACGACTTTTAATAACATTACTTTCAAGTTTACTCATTGCCTGGGTATGCGGAACATATTTTGATCATCGCTTTAAAGAAAACTGGCAAAGAGTTTTTTTTGATAAAGGAGATGCCTGTGCCAATTCAACACCTGACTACGATCTGTTATTCTTTGGTGATTCCCGTGTACAATTTGGAATAGATCCTTACTATGTAGATTCCTGTACAAAGCTTAGCTCTTTCAATTTTGGAATTGCAGGTGCAGATCCAAGAGTAACGGCACTTTTTGCTAACTGGTATCTTGAGAACCATCCTGCTCCTAAAATAGTAGCGATTAATTTAGATGAATATTCTATAGACAGTACAGATGCCTTTGAAGCAATGTTTGGCTTGTTGTATTATTTAAAAAGCCCTACTGTTACCGATGCTATGAAAAAGATGCATTACAACACTGCCCTTATTAAACTCCTTCCTTTTACCAAATACAGTTTTTTTGATGACTACAACAGAATGACCATTTTTAGATCAGACCTGAATGCATCAGGGTCTGCATATGGTAAATATTCGTACCGTGGATTTACTTCTCTGAATCCACTCAATTTTAAAGATCATGCCATTGTAATTGATGATGGTAAGAATAAAGATTTTAAGATAAATCTTGCGCAGGTTGCTAATATGGAAAACATAATAACATCATTCTTGCAAAAAGGAACAAAAGTGCTTTTGTTTTATCCTCCTATTAAAGATTCCATCTTTGAAACCGAAAAAATTAAAAAAGAAATAGCCATTAAAACAGGCACTCAGCTTTCAGCCAAATTCAATATCCCTTATATAAGATTTGATACCATGTCGCTTTTTAAAACTGATATGTTCTTCGATCACGCCCATTTAAATGAAACAGGCGCATCAATACTTTCTAAAAAGATGGGAGAAGAAATTAATGAACTGATCTTTAAACAATAA
- a CDS encoding MBOAT family O-acyltransferase — MFGIILIDFFSALQIEKNQRKKKWLLVSIFSNLGLLFFFKYSNFFIENINTAIGSNFILFKIILPLGLSFHTFQSLSYTIEVYRGNQKAVKHLGYFSLYVLFYPQLVAGPIERPQHLLPQFFTAHKFNWQNLHEGIRLMLWGFVKKVVLADRLSGFVDNVFNHPLNANCGATWLAVIFFAIQIYADFSGYSDIAIGCAKCMGIDLCINFKRPYFSKNIKEFWHRWHVSLSSWFRDYVYIPLGGNRKGELKKNVNTLCTFILSGLWHGAGWNFIIWGSLHGSYAVLFNLYERYISKRIFPKIIGWFLTILVVLFAWIFFRASSFHNAIEVITSALHFSNFSLRGALTNYGLNTIILIALVCGYVFGVERFSSLTLNSFNKYFVADIIFMNINCFLIIFWGVFHKISFIYFQF, encoded by the coding sequence TTGTTTGGCATTATTTTAATTGACTTTTTTTCTGCCCTTCAAATAGAAAAAAACCAACGAAAAAAGAAATGGCTGTTAGTAAGCATTTTTTCCAACCTGGGCTTATTGTTCTTCTTTAAATATTCTAATTTTTTTATTGAGAATATCAACACCGCCATTGGCAGCAATTTTATTTTATTTAAAATTATTTTACCGCTTGGATTATCGTTTCATACATTTCAATCACTTAGCTACACCATAGAAGTATATCGAGGCAATCAAAAGGCAGTAAAACATTTAGGATACTTTTCATTGTATGTACTATTCTACCCGCAATTAGTAGCAGGTCCTATCGAACGTCCACAACATTTGCTGCCACAATTTTTTACCGCACATAAATTCAACTGGCAAAATTTACACGAAGGCATCCGCCTGATGCTTTGGGGCTTTGTAAAAAAAGTTGTTTTAGCAGATAGGCTATCAGGTTTTGTTGACAATGTTTTTAATCATCCATTAAACGCAAATTGCGGTGCCACATGGCTGGCTGTTATTTTCTTTGCTATTCAAATTTATGCTGACTTTTCAGGCTATTCTGACATAGCCATTGGTTGTGCCAAATGCATGGGCATTGATCTCTGCATTAATTTTAAACGACCTTATTTTTCTAAGAACATCAAAGAATTTTGGCATCGTTGGCATGTGTCCTTATCCAGCTGGTTTAGAGATTATGTTTATATCCCGCTGGGCGGAAATAGAAAAGGAGAACTAAAGAAAAACGTCAACACATTATGCACTTTTATTTTAAGCGGCTTGTGGCATGGCGCTGGTTGGAATTTCATTATATGGGGATCGTTGCATGGCAGCTATGCTGTTCTGTTCAATTTGTATGAGAGATATATAAGCAAGAGAATATTCCCGAAGATCATAGGTTGGTTTTTGACCATTTTAGTAGTTCTATTTGCATGGATATTTTTCAGGGCTTCCTCATTCCACAATGCAATAGAGGTAATAACAAGCGCATTACATTTCAGTAACTTTTCTCTCCGCGGTGCTTTAACCAATTATGGGTTGAATACGATCATTCTCATTGCACTTGTTTGTGGGTATGTTTTCGGCGTTGAACGATTTTCGTCTTTAACTTTAAATTCTTTTAATAAATATTTTGTAGCAGACATCATATTCATGAATATAAATTGCTTCCTCATTATTTTTTGGGGAGTATTTCATAAAATATCCTTTATTTATTTTCAATTCTAA
- a CDS encoding ion channel — MALLRNINRKAKTEINSGFGVNADSYGGRFVTKDGTPNIEKKGVSFLESISWYHTMLQLPRWKFFTIILLFYIVVNFIFAGIYFLTGIENLVGITAPTTLGKFGEAYFFSAQTFTTVGYGHVSPNGFFTSAVSSLEALLGLLSFAIATGLFYGRFSKPKAYLRFSPNMLLAPYKGGVALMLRVAPYKNTTLIDAEAKVTAALIVDDNGVQKNEFFPLDLEYDKVNALTLSWTIVHHITETSPFYKFSIDDFKNANGEVIVYLKAFDDMFSNTVVGRTSYTFKELVIGAKFSMMYHRNKANSKTTLDLAKLNAYSTVDISYAFVENGNVANA, encoded by the coding sequence ATGGCATTATTACGCAATATAAACAGAAAGGCTAAAACAGAAATCAATAGTGGTTTTGGCGTAAATGCCGATAGCTATGGCGGCAGGTTTGTAACCAAAGATGGCACTCCCAATATAGAAAAAAAAGGAGTAAGTTTTTTAGAAAGCATCAGCTGGTATCACACGATGTTACAATTACCGAGATGGAAATTCTTTACCATTATTTTGTTATTTTACATTGTTGTAAATTTCATTTTTGCAGGCATTTACTTCCTTACAGGTATTGAAAACCTTGTTGGCATTACAGCTCCTACTACATTGGGAAAGTTTGGTGAAGCCTATTTTTTCAGCGCACAAACATTTACAACAGTTGGTTACGGGCACGTAAGTCCTAATGGATTTTTTACAAGTGCTGTCTCTTCCCTGGAAGCATTACTCGGCTTATTATCCTTTGCCATTGCAACCGGTCTATTTTATGGACGATTTTCCAAACCAAAAGCCTATCTGCGTTTTAGTCCCAATATGTTATTAGCGCCTTATAAAGGAGGCGTTGCGTTAATGTTGCGGGTAGCTCCTTATAAAAACACGACGTTAATAGATGCAGAAGCAAAAGTTACCGCAGCACTAATTGTGGATGATAATGGAGTTCAAAAAAATGAATTTTTCCCTTTAGACTTAGAATATGACAAAGTAAATGCGCTTACATTAAGCTGGACGATTGTACATCATATTACCGAAACAAGTCCTTTTTACAAATTCTCTATCGATGATTTTAAAAATGCCAATGGCGAAGTGATTGTTTATCTGAAAGCATTTGATGACATGTTTAGTAATACGGTAGTTGGCCGCACTTCATATACATTTAAGGAGTTAGTGATAGGCGCAAAATTCTCCATGATGTATCATCGTAATAAAGCCAACAGCAAAACCACGTTAGACCTTGCAAAGCTAAATGCATACAGCACTGTTGATATCAGCTATGCTTTTGTAGAGAATGGGAACGTAGCGAATGCATAA
- a CDS encoding lipopolysaccharide biosynthesis protein yields MLSLLVKLIAQIAVIYIYSRQLSIIDYGNYQSVWLYTNVISVIGLFGLPSLLLSVPLQSIKHWIINNRNRFVAAIVLLNIIPFIYLLFLSNQFSHIERWLLIGLIIVQNFSIITETIVIKKEKEKLVLLTNIIFNIGYLGWHIFILQHTYSLQLLLIGLAVLFIVKTLILLAGYSRKKISIKDDKTIPVTSQWFFLGINDVLGIIFKWVDKWIILLLISVTRFALYFNGSYEIPVFALMLGAVGNIMLVEMAKTGTEDTKKIKALFNSSSLLLAAITFPSFCFLLFYHTEFFTFIFSNKYADAIPVFLVSIFIIPVRITNYTALLQSQHKNNIIVKGSILDLTVALVLMCVLYPLFKLPGLALAFVLSTYTQAFYYLWETAKILRQKITDFFPLLKLISIMVASVLITAIAYVLLKQLHVWWYAIGGVVVTIKLIILLLYYYIKKERQP; encoded by the coding sequence TTGCTTAGTTTACTTGTAAAACTAATTGCACAGATCGCTGTTATTTATATTTACTCCAGGCAATTATCGATCATTGATTATGGGAATTATCAATCTGTTTGGCTATATACAAATGTTATAAGCGTTATTGGACTATTTGGACTCCCATCCTTGCTCTTATCAGTTCCGTTACAAAGTATTAAACATTGGATCATCAATAACAGGAATCGATTTGTTGCAGCCATTGTTTTACTCAATATCATTCCTTTCATTTACCTGCTTTTTTTATCAAATCAATTTTCTCATATAGAAAGATGGTTGTTGATAGGCTTAATAATTGTCCAGAATTTTTCTATCATTACGGAGACCATCGTTATTAAAAAAGAAAAAGAAAAATTGGTCTTGCTAACCAATATCATTTTTAATATAGGTTATTTAGGCTGGCACATTTTTATACTACAACATACTTATTCTTTGCAGTTGTTATTGATCGGGTTGGCTGTTTTGTTTATTGTAAAAACATTAATACTCCTCGCAGGTTATTCACGCAAAAAAATATCAATAAAAGATGATAAGACAATACCGGTTACCAGTCAATGGTTCTTTTTAGGCATAAATGATGTTTTAGGAATTATATTCAAATGGGTCGATAAATGGATAATACTTTTATTGATCTCGGTCACCCGGTTTGCGTTGTATTTTAATGGCTCTTACGAAATTCCTGTATTTGCATTAATGCTGGGCGCTGTAGGCAATATTATGTTGGTAGAAATGGCTAAGACCGGAACAGAGGATACAAAAAAAATAAAAGCACTATTTAACAGCTCTTCTTTATTGCTGGCTGCTATTACGTTTCCGTCATTCTGTTTTTTATTATTTTATCATACCGAGTTTTTCACTTTTATTTTCAGCAACAAATACGCAGATGCCATACCGGTGTTTTTAGTAAGTATTTTTATTATCCCCGTACGTATTACTAATTACACCGCATTATTGCAGTCACAACACAAAAACAATATAATTGTAAAAGGGTCTATTCTTGACTTGACTGTGGCATTGGTACTTATGTGTGTGCTGTACCCTTTATTCAAATTACCAGGACTGGCATTGGCGTTTGTTCTATCCACTTACACACAGGCATTTTATTATTTATGGGAGACGGCTAAGATCCTTCGGCAAAAAATAACCGATTTTTTTCCGCTATTAAAGCTGATAAGTATTATGGTTGCATCTGTTTTAATAACAGCTATCGCCTATGTGCTGCTTAAGCAATTGCATGTATGGTGGTACGCAATCGGAGGAGTAGTTGTAACTATTAAGCTGATCATCCTCCTACTCTATTATTACATAAAAAAAGAAAGGCAGCCTTAA
- a CDS encoding acyltransferase: protein MKKLIQKIFRLRTDVGLNFYIAGFLHKYILRQNSKVSWMVHHTSTIYHPENITRGKNVYPGDSPGNYIEASNGVTIDDYTNLAPNVGIISANHNLIDNSITDKAKPIYIGRFCWIGMNAVILPEVHLGDFTIVGAGAVVTKSFPEGYCVIAGNPAQIINQLDKTACEQFARTKYNS from the coding sequence GTGAAAAAACTTATTCAAAAAATATTTAGGTTACGCACCGACGTTGGCTTGAATTTTTATATCGCCGGCTTTCTCCATAAATATATTTTAAGACAGAACAGCAAGGTATCCTGGATGGTGCATCACACTTCTACCATTTATCACCCAGAAAACATCACAAGAGGAAAAAATGTTTACCCCGGAGATTCACCTGGCAATTATATTGAAGCATCCAACGGAGTAACTATTGATGACTATACAAACCTTGCTCCGAATGTCGGCATTATATCTGCCAATCATAATTTAATTGATAACTCGATAACCGATAAAGCAAAGCCTATTTACATTGGCAGGTTTTGTTGGATAGGCATGAATGCTGTAATATTACCCGAGGTGCATTTAGGAGATTTTACCATTGTAGGCGCCGGCGCTGTGGTTACAAAAAGTTTTCCGGAAGGCTATTGTGTAATTGCCGGTAATCCTGCTCAAATAATTAATCAACTGGATAAAACAGCCTGTGAGCAATTTGCCCGAACAAAATATAATAGCTGA
- the pelA gene encoding pectate lyase, protein MKKHLLPIIFLFFSLYSFAQNDAYIKSFYTIDTASFQNSAHHWYDIFDDENIINAVPNQPRYAATQIKEIADNILLYQKNNGGWPKNYDMRAILTEQEKQKLLAAKTDTNTTFDNSTTHSHVACLARVYYVIKDGRYKDACLKGIDYILASQYENGGWPQFYPLQKNYSREITYNDDVMTGIMNVLKDILDSRPQYSFVDAARKAQAAEAYKRGLDCIFKTQIVVNGSATAWCQQYDEVKLTPAWARKFEPPSICNRESVPVVLFLMSIDNPDERTIHAVQSSVKWFNDSKILGIREKTIAAEPVKFKYRLSKTDKIVIADSTAPPIWARYYEIGSQKPLFCNRDGKPVYTLAEVERERRDGYTWYTYDPQLVLDKYKKWQQKWAPENNVLQKN, encoded by the coding sequence ATGAAAAAACATTTATTGCCAATCATCTTCCTGTTCTTTTCATTGTATTCCTTTGCACAGAATGATGCGTACATTAAATCTTTTTATACCATTGATACCGCTTCTTTTCAAAACAGTGCTCATCACTGGTATGATATTTTTGATGATGAAAATATCATTAACGCAGTTCCCAACCAACCAAGATATGCAGCTACACAAATAAAAGAGATCGCTGATAACATTCTTTTATATCAAAAAAACAACGGCGGGTGGCCCAAGAACTATGATATGCGAGCCATTTTAACCGAGCAAGAAAAACAAAAGTTGCTCGCTGCCAAAACTGATACCAATACCACTTTTGATAACAGCACTACACACTCTCACGTAGCTTGCCTGGCAAGAGTATATTATGTTATAAAAGATGGACGCTATAAAGACGCCTGCTTAAAAGGGATCGATTATATTTTAGCATCGCAATATGAGAACGGCGGCTGGCCACAATTCTATCCGTTGCAGAAAAATTACAGCAGAGAGATAACCTATAATGATGATGTAATGACGGGCATCATGAACGTATTGAAAGACATTTTAGATAGTCGTCCGCAATATTCTTTTGTTGATGCGGCAAGAAAAGCACAAGCAGCTGAAGCATATAAAAGAGGATTGGATTGTATCTTTAAAACGCAGATCGTGGTAAATGGATCGGCTACTGCCTGGTGCCAGCAATACGATGAAGTAAAGCTAACGCCGGCATGGGCAAGAAAATTTGAACCGCCAAGTATTTGCAACAGGGAAAGTGTGCCGGTAGTTCTATTTTTAATGAGCATTGATAATCCTGATGAAAGAACAATTCATGCTGTACAGTCCTCAGTAAAATGGTTTAATGATTCCAAAATTTTAGGCATTCGGGAAAAAACAATTGCTGCAGAACCGGTGAAATTCAAATACCGCCTATCTAAAACGGATAAGATTGTGATAGCTGATTCCACAGCACCGCCCATCTGGGCACGCTATTACGAGATCGGATCACAAAAGCCGCTCTTTTGCAATCGTGATGGAAAACCTGTTTATACACTGGCAGAAGTAGAAAGAGAGCGCCGGGATGGTTATACCTGGTATACTTATGACCCACAACTGGTTTTGGATAAATATAAAAAATGGCAACAGAAATGGGCTCCGGAAAATAATGTATTGCAGAAGAATTAA